One window of Legionella pneumophila subsp. pneumophila str. Philadelphia 1 genomic DNA carries:
- a CDS encoding ATP-binding cassette domain-containing protein → MGKLILKLYVPNEGTILLDGTDYKQINPDDLRQQIGYVPQDIVLFYGSIRDNICVGAPFINDSALLEAAEIAGVTSFTNNHPKGFDRQVGEKGAELSGGQRQSVALARALIMSPNILLLDEPTSAMDDNNEKQIKKNLNEYLSDNRTLILITHKISMLELVNRIIVLENGKIIADGNKEAVLSALRTGVTVRK, encoded by the coding sequence TTGGGAAAACTAATATTAAAGCTTTACGTTCCTAACGAAGGAACTATTTTGCTGGATGGCACCGATTATAAGCAAATTAATCCTGACGATTTACGTCAGCAAATAGGTTATGTTCCTCAGGATATTGTTTTATTTTATGGAAGCATAAGAGATAACATTTGTGTAGGTGCCCCCTTTATAAACGACTCTGCTCTTTTAGAAGCCGCTGAAATAGCTGGGGTAACGAGTTTTACCAATAATCATCCCAAAGGCTTTGATAGACAAGTAGGAGAAAAAGGAGCTGAATTATCAGGAGGACAAAGACAATCTGTCGCTCTTGCCCGTGCTTTGATTATGAGCCCTAATATCTTGTTATTGGATGAGCCTACTTCGGCAATGGATGATAATAACGAAAAGCAAATCAAGAAAAATCTTAATGAATACTTATCCGATAATCGTACTTTGATTTTAATAACTCATAAGATTTCCATGCTGGAGCTGGTCAATCGTATTATCGTTTTGGAAAATGGCAAAATCATTGCTGATGGTAATAAAGAAGCTGTTCTAAGCGCCCTTAGGACAGGGGTAACGGTGAGGAAATAG
- a CDS encoding HlyD family type I secretion periplasmic adaptor subunit: MKKTHSSKTFTHIILWTSLLFFIVAIIWANYAILDEVTTGQGKVIPSSEVQVIQNLEGGIIQNIFVKEGQIVKKDQILMQIDNTRFMASYAEAEKKIDALEIEIIRLNAEISDTKPVFPDKFIKTYPHLVQDQLSLYESRMRELNQLKKSLELAQKELDLTRPLLKGGSVSEVEVIRLERSVSEIKGNIEKFKSEELDKLNKARTELFALIEANKADKDRLTRTTVRSPVYGIVKQIKTTTIGGVVQPGSDLLEIVPLDDTLLIEAKIRPSDIGFIHPGQKAMVKITAYDFSIYGGLEGVVEHISADTIIDEKTDKKEESYYIVKVRTDKNYLGTEKKPLPIIPGMQATVDILTGQKSVLQYLLKPIIKAKQSALRER; encoded by the coding sequence ATGAAAAAAACTCACAGCTCAAAAACCTTTACCCATATTATCTTATGGACTTCCTTGCTTTTTTTTATTGTAGCAATTATTTGGGCTAATTATGCCATTCTTGATGAAGTAACTACAGGACAAGGAAAAGTAATTCCCTCTAGTGAGGTTCAGGTCATACAGAATCTTGAAGGCGGGATTATTCAGAATATTTTTGTCAAAGAAGGGCAAATAGTTAAAAAAGATCAAATTTTAATGCAAATCGATAATACTCGGTTTATGGCCAGCTATGCCGAAGCAGAGAAAAAAATTGATGCATTGGAAATAGAAATTATAAGGCTTAATGCTGAAATTAGTGATACAAAACCTGTGTTTCCAGATAAATTTATCAAAACCTATCCTCATCTTGTGCAGGATCAGTTGTCTCTGTATGAATCACGGATGAGAGAGTTGAATCAACTGAAAAAATCCCTAGAGTTGGCGCAAAAAGAATTGGATTTAACTCGTCCATTATTAAAGGGTGGATCCGTTTCAGAAGTAGAGGTTATTCGTCTGGAAAGATCAGTAAGTGAAATTAAAGGAAACATTGAGAAGTTCAAATCAGAAGAACTGGATAAATTGAATAAAGCCAGAACAGAGTTGTTTGCGCTGATTGAGGCCAATAAAGCGGATAAAGATCGTTTAACAAGGACCACAGTTCGTTCTCCAGTTTATGGTATTGTAAAACAAATTAAGACGACAACGATTGGTGGTGTAGTTCAACCAGGTAGTGATTTACTTGAGATAGTCCCGCTTGATGATACTTTATTAATTGAAGCAAAAATACGCCCTTCTGATATTGGTTTTATACACCCAGGCCAAAAAGCGATGGTTAAAATTACTGCTTATGACTTTTCTATCTATGGTGGATTGGAGGGTGTTGTAGAGCATATTAGTGCCGATACTATTATTGATGAGAAAACAGATAAAAAAGAAGAAAGCTACTATATAGTGAAAGTGCGAACAGATAAAAATTATCTGGGAACTGAAAAAAAGCCATTGCCTATCATTCCTGGCATGCAAGCCACGGTTGATATACTTACAGGTCAAAAATCTGTTCTTCAATACCTCTTGAAACCTATCATTAAAGCTAAGCAATCAGCACTAAGAGAACGTTGA
- a CDS encoding sensor domain-containing protein, with the protein MQSMVFHKSSNSYYTAYYLTVAFATLTFIFGLSVLIGWHFNIEFLIQYQPNTVAIVYNTALCFIILSFSIFLFLNCYYKSAITLSTTVFILSGLALTQHVFSINLQIDEVFFHHYQSIENAYPGRMASNTAFCFLLITTALVLMNIRGYQSFNNSLAGALGLLVFCLALLFISGYFSDIQQAYKWGNKTPMSINTGIGFLLLSLAVMGLYWHNNTLYQLNSGIAMPYLSAFCIMFTFSLLSFEIFKKEKELNLSTNLSISTLALGVFFSILFGLIIRLWQLAKISAVTAKYALSEIKATLESTADGILVVDRAGKVMNYNKRFLNMWYQEERSLKTINYHDIKLIINKQLINRRETIQRINKILKNPNYQHAFELKFKGEIYYDCYTQPLKLDDEIIGRVWSFRDITIPKRLEIELSHQSTHDMLTNLPNKVLAINMLGYAMKTAVSSKKIVGVYLLDLDRFTQINDVFGHSKGDEIIKAISKRLIDCVPMNHMLGRLSGDQFIVIASINNSKEVVTGVTRLLSAFHEPVKMNGHSIKMSCSVGISFYPKDGNTVDTLLSKADIALSRTKVEGRNSFQFYTQEMHSYTLEHILLESELKNAVAKNEFVLYYQPILKLSSLNVIGFEALIRWNHPRNGLILPDKFIPLAEEIGIIGEIGDWVFVTVCKQIQAWQLQGFKNIKISINISPKQFKFQYIPKRINELLSEFQVKSESIELELTENILIDKSTDIIDTLSKLKEMGIQISIDDFGTGYSCLSYLKDLPIDILKIDQTFVKDLKNNQSNQTLIKAIIAMAKKFNLSLIAEGIENQYQLEFLKKLGCHYGQGYYFSHPKPTEKCMQFLQ; encoded by the coding sequence ATGCAATCGATGGTGTTCCATAAATCATCCAATTCTTACTACACTGCATACTATCTAACTGTAGCTTTCGCCACTCTAACATTTATCTTTGGGCTGTCTGTTTTAATTGGTTGGCATTTTAATATTGAGTTTTTAATTCAATACCAACCAAATACGGTAGCAATCGTTTACAATACAGCTTTATGCTTTATTATTTTATCCTTTTCTATTTTTTTATTCCTCAATTGCTACTACAAGTCAGCCATTACTTTAAGTACTACTGTTTTCATTTTATCTGGTTTAGCGCTTACACAGCATGTTTTTAGTATTAACCTTCAGATCGACGAAGTATTCTTTCATCACTATCAATCTATTGAAAATGCTTATCCAGGCAGAATGGCCTCTAATACAGCCTTTTGCTTTTTATTAATCACTACAGCACTTGTTTTGATGAATATAAGAGGCTATCAATCCTTTAATAATTCTCTGGCAGGTGCACTTGGCTTATTAGTATTTTGTTTGGCTTTATTGTTCATAAGTGGTTATTTTTCAGACATTCAACAGGCTTATAAATGGGGTAATAAAACCCCCATGTCAATCAACACAGGGATTGGTTTTTTGTTACTTTCTTTAGCGGTGATGGGATTATATTGGCACAATAATACCCTTTATCAATTAAACTCTGGTATTGCAATGCCTTATTTAAGTGCATTTTGCATTATGTTTACTTTTTCCTTGTTATCATTTGAAATTTTTAAAAAGGAAAAAGAACTAAATTTAAGCACTAATTTATCAATCAGTACGCTTGCTTTAGGAGTTTTTTTTTCCATCCTGTTTGGATTAATCATTAGATTATGGCAATTGGCAAAAATATCAGCCGTAACTGCTAAATACGCATTATCAGAAATTAAGGCAACTCTGGAATCTACAGCAGATGGTATTTTGGTAGTGGATAGAGCAGGCAAGGTGATGAATTACAATAAACGCTTTTTAAATATGTGGTATCAAGAAGAAAGATCTCTGAAAACGATAAATTATCATGATATAAAATTGATAATTAATAAACAATTAATCAATCGAAGGGAAACAATCCAAAGAATTAATAAGATCTTGAAAAACCCAAATTATCAACACGCATTTGAGTTAAAATTTAAAGGTGAAATATATTACGATTGCTATACTCAACCACTAAAACTGGATGATGAAATCATTGGGCGTGTTTGGAGTTTTAGAGACATTACTATTCCTAAAAGGCTTGAAATAGAGCTATCTCACCAATCTACACATGACATGCTTACCAATTTACCTAATAAAGTATTGGCTATTAACATGCTGGGATATGCAATGAAAACAGCTGTTAGTAGTAAAAAAATAGTAGGAGTATATTTATTAGATTTAGATCGATTTACACAAATCAACGATGTGTTTGGGCACAGTAAGGGAGATGAAATAATAAAAGCTATTTCAAAACGGTTAATTGATTGCGTGCCGATGAATCATATGCTTGGACGACTTAGTGGCGATCAGTTTATTGTAATTGCCAGTATTAACAATAGTAAGGAGGTAGTTACTGGAGTCACACGTTTACTGAGTGCATTTCACGAACCTGTTAAAATGAACGGTCATAGTATTAAAATGAGTTGCAGTGTGGGGATTTCGTTTTACCCTAAAGATGGAAATACAGTTGACACCTTATTGTCTAAGGCTGACATTGCCCTGTCTCGAACAAAAGTTGAAGGTCGCAATAGTTTTCAATTTTATACACAAGAAATGCATAGCTATACTTTAGAACACATTTTACTGGAAAGTGAGTTAAAGAATGCAGTGGCAAAAAATGAGTTTGTTTTGTATTACCAACCTATTCTCAAATTGAGTTCTTTGAATGTGATTGGTTTTGAAGCTCTAATTCGCTGGAATCACCCTCGCAATGGATTAATTCTTCCGGACAAATTTATTCCTCTTGCAGAAGAAATAGGAATAATTGGTGAAATTGGTGATTGGGTGTTCGTCACTGTATGCAAACAGATACAAGCATGGCAACTTCAAGGATTTAAAAATATAAAAATTTCAATCAACATTTCACCAAAGCAGTTTAAATTTCAATATATTCCCAAGAGGATTAATGAATTATTATCTGAATTTCAAGTAAAATCAGAATCTATTGAATTAGAATTAACTGAAAATATATTAATAGACAAGTCGACTGATATTATTGATACTTTAAGTAAATTAAAGGAAATGGGTATCCAAATTTCAATTGATGACTTTGGTACTGGTTATTCTTGCTTAAGCTACTTAAAAGACTTACCAATTGATATTTTAAAAATTGATCAAACCTTTGTTAAGGATCTAAAAAATAATCAATCCAATCAAACTCTAATAAAAGCTATAATTGCGATGGCAAAAAAATTTAACTTGAGTTTGATTGCAGAAGGAATCGAAAACCAATATCAACTCGAATTTTTAAAAAAACTGGGCTGTCATTATGGACAAGGATATTATTTTTCTCATCCAAAGCCAACCGAAAAATGCATGCAATTTTTGCAATAA
- a CDS encoding hypoxanthine-guanine phosphoribosyltransferase — protein sequence MTIPDKIKAVYEKSTCLYTSNEVEAALDRMAIKIHETLQDKNPVIICVMVGGLVPLGNLLHRLDFPLEVDYVHATRYRGDLTGGDILWKVRPSSNLAGRTVLVVDDILDGGITLAAIINEIKAMGAAEVYSAVLVDKYRKRVPNGLQKADFVGLQVEDHYIFGYGMDYHEYLRNAPGIFIVHPDHEASK from the coding sequence ATGACCATTCCTGATAAAATTAAAGCTGTATATGAAAAATCAACCTGTTTATACACATCTAACGAAGTTGAAGCAGCACTGGACAGAATGGCAATAAAAATTCATGAAACACTACAGGATAAAAACCCTGTAATTATTTGCGTGATGGTAGGAGGTCTAGTTCCATTAGGTAATCTATTGCATCGTTTGGATTTTCCTCTAGAGGTGGATTATGTTCATGCTACGCGTTATCGAGGTGATTTAACGGGAGGGGACATTCTTTGGAAAGTGAGACCATCAAGCAATCTTGCAGGACGAACAGTCCTGGTCGTAGATGACATTCTTGATGGTGGTATAACCTTGGCTGCCATAATTAATGAAATCAAAGCCATGGGGGCTGCGGAAGTTTATAGTGCTGTATTAGTTGATAAATATCGTAAACGTGTCCCCAATGGTTTGCAAAAGGCTGATTTTGTCGGTTTACAAGTAGAGGATCATTATATTTTTGGCTATGGTATGGATTATCACGAGTACTTACGTAATGCGCCAGGGATTTTTATCGTTCATCCGGATCATGAGGCAAGTAAATAA
- a CDS encoding DUF1820 family protein, protein MTKKSLFKISFANQDEIYEIYARSIKESDMFGFLEVEELVFGEQTALVVDPSEEKLKMEFCDVKRIFIPVHSIFRIDEVSKQGTSKVKDNLSHGNKVRPFPGSGKIKD, encoded by the coding sequence ATGACAAAAAAATCGCTATTCAAAATCAGTTTTGCTAATCAGGACGAAATTTATGAAATCTATGCTCGTTCAATAAAAGAAAGCGATATGTTTGGTTTTCTGGAGGTTGAGGAGCTGGTTTTTGGAGAGCAAACGGCACTGGTAGTTGATCCGTCTGAAGAAAAACTTAAAATGGAATTTTGTGATGTTAAGCGCATTTTTATTCCTGTACATTCCATATTTCGCATTGATGAAGTTTCAAAACAAGGGACATCAAAAGTCAAAGATAACTTGAGCCATGGCAATAAAGTAAGGCCTTTCCCTGGATCAGGAAAGATAAAAGATTAA
- a CDS encoding methyltransferase domain-containing protein: protein MLIEHQIKHYRTLYEWFQSPLGVFVAKEFTDQLDPVKKFLKGETLLQLGDCATNPWLNLLDFKHKWIASPFSSTNRIHLECSLNQLPLNRDTLDCVIVPLTLEPFGNNFSLIDEIDRILKPMGFLIFLCINPWSLWGGAMKWGVLNCYGNRTVKLRSAFNLNRIFLQRGYKQCSLTNFCYIPPVNSQSLIKKLTFFDEIGKMIWPFPSGFYCYITQKYEYISPSLTIEPAIESVKKEYDSPLQPATN from the coding sequence TTGTTGATTGAACATCAAATAAAACATTATCGCACTTTATACGAATGGTTCCAATCACCTTTAGGAGTATTTGTTGCTAAAGAATTTACGGATCAATTAGATCCAGTAAAAAAGTTCTTAAAAGGAGAGACGTTACTACAACTTGGAGATTGTGCTACAAATCCCTGGTTAAACCTTCTTGATTTTAAACACAAATGGATAGCATCACCATTCTCTTCTACAAATAGAATCCATCTTGAGTGCTCGCTAAATCAGTTACCACTGAATAGAGATACTTTGGATTGTGTTATAGTACCTTTAACACTAGAACCGTTTGGAAACAATTTTAGCTTAATTGATGAAATTGACCGAATATTGAAGCCTATGGGATTTCTCATATTCTTATGCATTAATCCTTGGAGTTTATGGGGAGGGGCTATGAAATGGGGGGTGCTTAATTGTTATGGTAATCGAACGGTAAAATTGCGTTCAGCTTTCAATCTTAACAGAATTTTCCTTCAAAGAGGCTACAAACAGTGTTCTTTAACTAATTTTTGCTATATACCGCCAGTAAATAGCCAATCTTTAATTAAAAAGTTAACTTTTTTTGATGAAATTGGCAAAATGATATGGCCTTTTCCTTCTGGCTTTTATTGTTATATCACTCAAAAATATGAGTACATCAGCCCATCGCTCACAATCGAACCCGCCATAGAATCGGTAAAAAAAGAGTATGACTCGCCCTTACAGCCAGCAACAAATTAG